Proteins encoded in a region of the Streptomyces sp. NBC_00310 genome:
- a CDS encoding acyltransferase family protein: MGSHRKGTAAAAEAPAAPAAPAVPGPDATEVPVQVPIQVPVRDRYFDTLRALALIRVVTYHTFGWPWAGMAFPSMGVMFALAGTLMAKSLDRPAPKVIRSRFRRLLPPFWFWGLFVVVAMLVHGWMPGWQIVFWVVPLGDPPGNAWGEQAWEILWYLRTYLWFVLLSPPLLKLFRLAPVPVLLLSLSPVLVFHFLWEPPDDRLGGALTDLATFLFCWMLGFAHREGVLARLKPFAVTALSLAALGFGALYAFTHQEETGSYDLDDIPLAQAFFSAGFVTLLLYAKAYFKVDFAGLTRFRHLDRTVTIFNSRAVTIYLWHEIALILAVPLIDRFWNVPAFETYLPLESQWFMFGIGWLLIGVFVLLGGWVEDVAAKKKPKLLPWPSVGRAPRGRPARTATMGP; the protein is encoded by the coding sequence ATGGGGTCGCACCGGAAGGGGACCGCGGCCGCGGCCGAGGCTCCTGCTGCTCCTGCTGCCCCTGCTGTGCCGGGGCCCGACGCGACCGAGGTCCCCGTGCAGGTCCCGATACAGGTCCCCGTGCGCGACAGGTACTTCGACACCCTCCGCGCCCTCGCCCTCATCCGCGTGGTCACGTACCACACCTTCGGCTGGCCCTGGGCCGGCATGGCCTTCCCCTCCATGGGCGTCATGTTCGCCCTCGCCGGCACCCTCATGGCGAAGTCCCTGGACCGCCCCGCACCCAAGGTCATCAGGAGCCGCTTCCGGCGGCTCCTGCCCCCCTTCTGGTTCTGGGGCCTCTTCGTGGTCGTCGCCATGCTGGTCCACGGCTGGATGCCCGGTTGGCAGATCGTCTTCTGGGTCGTCCCGCTGGGCGACCCCCCGGGCAACGCCTGGGGCGAACAGGCCTGGGAGATCCTCTGGTACCTGCGCACCTACCTCTGGTTCGTCCTGCTCTCCCCGCCCCTGCTGAAGCTGTTCCGGCTGGCCCCGGTCCCGGTCCTCCTGCTGTCGCTGTCGCCTGTCCTGGTCTTCCACTTCCTCTGGGAACCCCCGGACGACCGCCTCGGCGGCGCCCTGACCGACCTGGCGACCTTCCTGTTCTGCTGGATGCTGGGCTTCGCCCACCGTGAGGGCGTCCTGGCGAGGCTGAAGCCGTTCGCGGTCACCGCCCTCTCCCTCGCGGCCCTCGGCTTCGGCGCCTTGTACGCCTTCACCCACCAGGAGGAGACCGGCTCGTACGACCTCGACGACATCCCCCTCGCCCAGGCGTTCTTCTCCGCCGGGTTCGTGACGCTCCTGCTCTACGCGAAGGCGTACTTCAAGGTCGACTTCGCCGGACTGACCCGTTTCCGGCACCTGGACCGGACCGTCACGATCTTCAACTCCCGCGCGGTGACGATCTATCTCTGGCACGAGATCGCCCTGATCCTCGCCGTCCCGCTGATCGACCGGTTCTGGAACGTCCCGGCGTTCGAGACGTACCTGCCGCTGGAGAGCCAGTGGTTCATGTTCGGCATCGGCTGGCTCCTGATCGGCGTGTTCGTCCTGCTCGGCGGTTGGGTGGAGGACGTGGCGGCGAAGAAGAAGCCGAAGCTGTTGCCGTGGCCCTCTGTGGGCCGGGCGCCGCGTGGGCGCCCGGCCCGTACTGCCACAATGGGCCCGTGA
- a CDS encoding demethylmenaquinone methyltransferase, with protein MTRASLDKQPHEVASMFDRVAKRYDLTNDVLSLGQDRRWRKEVARAVDARPAQKILDLAAGTGTSSLPFARTGAYVVPCDFSLGMLRVGKERTSWLPFTAGDATKLPFKDDTFDAVTISFGLRNVQDTDTALRELYRVTKPGGRVVICEFSHPTWTPFRTVYTEYLMRALPPVARAVSSNPDAYVYLAESIRAWPDQAGLAERLRKAGWDKVAWRNLTGGVAALHRGFKGQS; from the coding sequence GTGACCCGCGCATCCCTGGACAAGCAGCCGCACGAAGTCGCCTCGATGTTCGACCGAGTGGCGAAACGGTACGACCTGACCAACGACGTGCTGTCCCTCGGGCAGGACCGGCGCTGGCGCAAGGAGGTCGCGCGGGCGGTGGACGCCCGCCCCGCGCAGAAGATCCTGGACCTCGCGGCCGGCACGGGCACCTCGTCGCTGCCCTTCGCGCGGACCGGCGCCTACGTCGTGCCGTGCGACTTCTCCCTCGGCATGCTCCGGGTCGGCAAGGAGCGCACCTCCTGGCTGCCGTTCACCGCGGGCGACGCCACGAAGCTGCCGTTCAAGGACGACACCTTCGACGCGGTGACCATCTCCTTCGGGCTACGCAACGTGCAGGACACCGACACCGCGCTGCGCGAGCTGTACCGGGTGACCAAGCCCGGCGGCCGCGTCGTGATCTGCGAGTTCTCCCACCCGACGTGGACACCGTTCCGGACCGTCTACACCGAGTACCTGATGCGCGCGCTGCCGCCCGTCGCCCGCGCGGTGTCGTCCAACCCGGACGCGTACGTCTACCTCGCCGAGTCCATCCGTGCCTGGCCCGACCAGGCGGGCCTCGCCGAGCGCCTCCGGAAGGCCGGCTGGGACAAGGTCGCGTGGCGGAACCTCACGGGTGGGGTCGCCGCGCTGCACCGGGGGTTCAAGGGCCAGTCGTAG
- the mqnC gene encoding cyclic dehypoxanthinyl futalosine synthase, giving the protein MTEKADLQSVLDRAAEGGRITPEEALDLYRDAPLHALGSAADAVRRRRYAGTEHIATYIIERNINYTNVCVTACKFCAFYAPPKAKDKGWTRDLDDILRRCAETVELGGTQIMFQGGHHPDYGVEYYETHFAAIKKAFPQLVIHSLGASEVEHMARISKVSVEEAIQRIHAAGLDSFAGAGAELLPARPRKAIAPLKESGERWLEIMETAHNLGVESTSTMLMGTGETNAERIEHLRMIRDVQDRTGGFRAFIPYTYQPENNHLKGRTQATLFEYLRMIAIARLFMDNIAHIQGSWLTTGKEVGQLSLHYGADDLGSIMLEENVVSSAGAKHRSNRMEIIDLIRKAGRVPAQRATTYEHIVVHDDPANDPVDERVMSHISSTAIEGGTAHPELKLLNAN; this is encoded by the coding sequence GTGACCGAGAAGGCCGATCTCCAGTCCGTTCTCGACCGTGCCGCAGAGGGTGGGCGGATCACGCCAGAGGAAGCGCTCGACCTCTACCGCGACGCCCCGCTGCACGCGCTCGGCTCCGCCGCCGACGCCGTACGCAGGCGACGGTACGCGGGCACGGAGCACATCGCGACGTACATCATCGAGCGGAACATCAACTACACGAACGTGTGCGTGACGGCGTGCAAGTTCTGCGCGTTCTACGCCCCGCCGAAGGCCAAGGACAAGGGCTGGACGCGCGACCTCGACGACATCCTGCGCCGCTGCGCGGAGACCGTCGAGCTGGGCGGCACCCAGATCATGTTCCAGGGCGGTCACCACCCGGACTACGGGGTGGAGTACTACGAGACGCACTTCGCCGCCATCAAGAAGGCCTTCCCGCAGCTGGTCATCCACTCCCTCGGCGCGTCCGAGGTCGAGCACATGGCCCGGATCTCGAAGGTGAGCGTCGAGGAGGCCATCCAGCGCATCCACGCCGCCGGCCTCGACTCCTTCGCCGGCGCCGGCGCGGAGCTGCTCCCCGCGCGCCCCCGCAAGGCCATCGCGCCCCTGAAGGAGTCCGGCGAGCGCTGGCTGGAGATCATGGAGACCGCGCACAACCTGGGTGTCGAGTCCACGTCCACGATGCTCATGGGCACCGGCGAGACCAACGCCGAGCGCATCGAGCACCTGCGGATGATCCGTGACGTACAGGACCGGACGGGCGGCTTCCGGGCCTTCATCCCGTACACCTACCAGCCGGAGAACAACCACCTGAAGGGCCGTACGCAGGCCACGCTCTTCGAGTACCTGCGCATGATCGCCATCGCCCGGCTCTTCATGGACAACATCGCCCACATCCAGGGCTCCTGGCTCACCACCGGCAAGGAGGTCGGCCAGCTCTCCCTGCACTACGGCGCGGACGACCTCGGCTCGATCATGCTGGAGGAGAACGTCGTCTCCTCCGCCGGCGCCAAGCACCGCTCCAACCGCATGGAGATCATCGACCTGATCCGCAAGGCGGGCCGCGTCCCCGCCCAGCGGGCCACGACCTACGAGCACATCGTCGTCCACGACGACCCGGCGAACGACCCCGTCGACGAGCGCGTCATGTCCCACATCTCGTCCACGGCCATCGAAGGCGGCACGGCCCACCCCGAGTTGAAGCTGCTGAACGCCAACTAG
- a CDS encoding PASTA domain-containing protein, with protein MRTTPKSFEVRVPRFVGLMAVDARETAEAGGVTLAAPDRPDFQRTVVDYVVRQYPPPGVEVPRGAAVTVWFELGDEGGGVREPRRAGPPPGLRRALDEPGDPFAVLR; from the coding sequence GTGCGCACAACACCCAAGTCATTCGAAGTGCGTGTGCCACGGTTCGTCGGGCTGATGGCCGTGGACGCGCGCGAGACGGCCGAGGCGGGCGGGGTGACCCTCGCCGCACCCGACCGGCCCGACTTCCAACGCACCGTCGTGGACTACGTCGTACGGCAGTACCCGCCACCGGGGGTGGAGGTGCCGCGTGGGGCCGCCGTGACCGTGTGGTTCGAGTTGGGGGACGAGGGCGGGGGTGTCCGGGAGCCGCGACGCGCGGGGCCCCCGCCCGGGTTGCGCAGGGCGTTGGACGAGCCGGGGGATCCGTTCGCGGTTCTTCGGTAG
- a CDS encoding chitinase has protein sequence MRNSLKPAVGLICLVALTCAGCTTKTDDSASAPSAPAGSAGAPSAAEESATEESSAEESSAESRTSTTYAPYVNATDASGLDDAGSAAAYNLAFVIADGKACTPAWNGTDAIDDTAVKSRISALTDSGASVRVSFGGASGTELAQACDSASELAEAYGAALDAAGSTEADFDVEGDALRDSDSVDLRSEAIALLQKDRPDLSVSFTLPVMPSGLDDDGVALLDSANDHAVQVTTVNIMTMNYASSYGGDMGDYAEEAAEATHEQLMDTFGTSESTAWGALALTSMLGVNDVDNETFTLEDAAQVREFAEEKGVAWVSMWATFRDQECGDGAKDELTDCSGVDQEDGAFGEAFSG, from the coding sequence GTGAGGAATTCCCTGAAACCGGCCGTCGGACTGATATGTCTGGTGGCCCTGACCTGCGCGGGCTGCACCACGAAGACGGATGATTCCGCCTCCGCGCCCAGCGCTCCGGCGGGCTCGGCCGGCGCGCCGTCGGCCGCCGAGGAGTCGGCGACGGAGGAGTCGTCGGCGGAGGAGTCGTCGGCGGAGTCCAGGACGTCCACGACCTACGCGCCGTACGTGAACGCCACCGACGCCTCCGGCCTCGACGACGCCGGGTCGGCCGCCGCGTACAACCTGGCGTTCGTGATCGCCGACGGCAAGGCGTGCACGCCCGCGTGGAACGGGACGGACGCGATCGACGACACTGCGGTGAAGTCACGTATCTCGGCGCTCACCGACTCGGGGGCGTCGGTGCGGGTCTCGTTCGGTGGTGCCTCGGGCACGGAGCTGGCTCAGGCCTGCGACAGCGCGTCCGAGCTCGCCGAGGCGTACGGCGCGGCGCTCGACGCGGCCGGCTCGACCGAGGCCGACTTCGACGTCGAGGGCGACGCGCTGCGGGACTCCGACTCCGTCGACCTGCGTTCCGAGGCCATCGCGCTCCTTCAGAAGGACCGACCCGACCTCTCCGTCTCCTTCACCCTCCCCGTCATGCCGTCCGGCCTCGACGACGACGGCGTGGCCCTCCTCGACTCGGCCAACGACCACGCCGTCCAGGTCACCACGGTCAACATCATGACCATGAACTACGCCAGTTCGTACGGCGGTGACATGGGCGACTACGCGGAGGAAGCGGCCGAGGCGACGCACGAGCAGTTGATGGACACCTTCGGCACGAGTGAGTCGACGGCGTGGGGGGCGCTGGCGTTGACCTCGATGCTGGGCGTCAACGACGTCGACAACGAGACGTTCACCCTGGAGGACGCGGCGCAGGTACGGGAGTTCGCGGAGGAGAAGGGGGTGGCCTGGGTGTCGATGTGGGCGACGTTCCGGGATCAGGAGTGCGGGGACGGGGCGAAGGACGAGTTGACCGACTGCAGCGGGGTGGATCAGGAGGACGGGGCGTTCGGGGAGGCGTTCTCGGGGTGA
- a CDS encoding imidazolonepropionase-like domain-containing protein, whose amino-acid sequence MLTIHAADEVRRTWDDPEPIKDGAVAVEGVRVHAVGSLEEVRARFPGARVRRWPGVLGPAHLHEGPLPDAPSPRERVHAVLKSGAAAVLEEHVDTPELRSAAERNHVVVLPRPRPTAIAEHGRADLAVFDGAGVCMATVCAGRLVHRRR is encoded by the coding sequence ATGCTGACGATTCACGCCGCCGACGAGGTGCGGCGCACGTGGGACGACCCGGAGCCCATCAAGGACGGCGCCGTCGCGGTGGAGGGCGTCCGAGTGCATGCCGTGGGGTCGCTGGAGGAGGTCCGGGCGCGGTTCCCGGGCGCCCGCGTGCGGCGGTGGCCCGGTGTCCTGGGTCCCGCCCACCTCCACGAGGGCCCGCTCCCGGACGCGCCCTCCCCACGTGAACGCGTTCACGCGGTGCTGAAGTCGGGGGCGGCGGCGGTGCTGGAAGAGCACGTCGACACCCCGGAACTCCGGTCGGCCGCCGAGCGCAATCACGTGGTGGTACTGCCGCGACCGCGCCCCACGGCGATCGCCGAGCACGGCCGAGCGGACCTGGCGGTCTTCGACGGGGCCGGCGTATGCATGGCCACGGTGTGCGCCGGGCGCCTGGTCCACCGTCGGCGATAA
- a CDS encoding bifunctional polysaccharide deacetylase/glycosyltransferase family 2 protein, translated as MSTTTPARRGRRRAPSKLQRATGKAAALQKPRVILALLLLLGLTSVMLLDGYLRAEVGGDQRVRTGAGSSDVPEDILDGGPILTFRGGEAQTQSVPDQTIALTFDDGPNPTWTPEILDVLKKYDIPATFFVVGSMVSRYPDIVEGMVEDGHEIGIHTFTHVDLSYQSDARVTREMTQTQLALAGAAGITTTLFRAPYSSETDAIDNYSWPVYQKLGEEGYTSVFVDTDSDDWKKPGVKKIIKWATPDDGKGASVLMHDAGGDRSQTVDALGTYIEKMKAKGYTFTTVSGALQKDDAENGRSDQGNQGNQRNGQQAGAPVAAAGADAQGGTQGGTQGGAAAGGQGTPGTSNAQAAHRTATGATLYEGKALVAAVYVAEYAVPTLSVGLMVVGVAVMGRFGMMLILARRHFRERNKRRFSWGPPITGPVTVIVPAYNEKECIANTLHSLARSTHPIEIIVVDDGSTDGTKEIAEALGYPNVRVIRQENAGKPAALNNGVRNASHDIVVMMDGDTVFEPDTVAKLVQPFADPGVGAIAGNAKVGNRTTMIGAWQHIEYVMGFNLDRRMYDLLRCMPTIPGAIGAFRRDAVLEVGGMSEDTLAEDTDITIAMHRAGWRVVYQEHARAWTEAPASLKQLWSQRYRWSYGTMQALWKHRKSLTDTGPSGRFGRVGMPLVVIFQVVTPVFAPLIDVFTVYAMIFVDFQASLLAWLAVLGVQLVCAAYAFKLDKEKYRYLLMLPLQQLAYRQMMYLVLIHSCVTALTGGRLRWQKLKRTGEVGTPAGAS; from the coding sequence ATGAGCACGACGACACCCGCGCGCCGTGGCCGCCGACGCGCCCCCTCCAAGCTCCAACGCGCCACCGGCAAGGCCGCCGCCCTGCAGAAACCCCGGGTCATCCTCGCCCTGCTGCTCCTGCTCGGGCTGACCAGTGTGATGCTGCTCGACGGCTATCTGCGCGCCGAGGTCGGCGGCGACCAGCGCGTCCGCACCGGGGCCGGCTCCAGCGACGTACCCGAGGACATCCTCGACGGCGGGCCGATCCTGACCTTCCGCGGCGGTGAGGCCCAGACGCAGTCCGTGCCGGACCAGACCATCGCGCTCACCTTCGACGACGGCCCGAACCCGACCTGGACCCCGGAGATCCTCGACGTCCTGAAGAAGTACGACATCCCCGCGACCTTCTTCGTGGTCGGCTCGATGGTGTCGCGCTACCCGGACATCGTCGAGGGCATGGTCGAGGACGGTCACGAGATCGGCATCCACACCTTCACCCACGTCGACCTGTCGTACCAGAGCGACGCCCGCGTCACCCGCGAGATGACCCAGACACAGCTGGCCCTCGCGGGCGCGGCCGGCATCACGACCACGCTCTTCCGCGCCCCGTACTCCTCCGAGACGGACGCCATCGACAACTACAGCTGGCCCGTCTACCAGAAGCTCGGCGAGGAGGGCTACACCAGCGTCTTCGTCGACACCGACAGCGACGACTGGAAGAAGCCCGGCGTCAAGAAGATCATCAAGTGGGCCACGCCGGACGACGGCAAGGGCGCCTCGGTCCTCATGCACGACGCGGGCGGCGACCGCTCCCAGACGGTCGACGCGCTCGGCACCTACATCGAGAAGATGAAGGCCAAGGGCTACACCTTCACCACCGTCAGCGGCGCCCTCCAGAAGGACGACGCCGAGAACGGCCGGAGCGACCAGGGCAACCAGGGCAACCAGCGGAACGGTCAGCAGGCGGGTGCCCCCGTCGCCGCCGCCGGGGCCGACGCGCAGGGCGGGACACAGGGCGGGACACAGGGCGGCGCCGCCGCGGGCGGGCAGGGCACCCCGGGCACGTCGAACGCGCAGGCCGCCCACCGCACCGCCACCGGCGCCACCCTCTACGAGGGCAAGGCGCTCGTCGCTGCCGTCTACGTCGCCGAGTACGCCGTACCGACCCTCTCGGTCGGCCTGATGGTCGTCGGCGTCGCGGTCATGGGCCGCTTCGGGATGATGCTGATCCTCGCCCGGCGCCACTTCCGCGAGCGAAACAAACGCCGCTTCAGCTGGGGGCCGCCGATCACCGGCCCGGTGACGGTCATCGTGCCCGCGTACAACGAGAAGGAGTGCATAGCCAACACGCTGCACTCCCTGGCCCGGAGCACGCACCCCATCGAGATCATCGTCGTCGACGACGGCTCCACGGACGGCACCAAGGAGATCGCCGAGGCCCTCGGTTATCCCAACGTCCGGGTCATCCGCCAGGAGAACGCGGGCAAGCCCGCCGCCCTCAACAACGGTGTACGGAACGCCAGTCACGACATCGTCGTGATGATGGACGGCGACACGGTCTTCGAGCCCGACACCGTCGCCAAGCTGGTGCAGCCCTTCGCCGACCCCGGCGTCGGCGCGATCGCCGGCAACGCCAAGGTCGGCAACCGCACCACCATGATCGGCGCCTGGCAGCACATCGAGTACGTGATGGGCTTCAACCTCGACCGCCGCATGTACGACCTGCTGCGCTGCATGCCCACCATCCCGGGCGCGATCGGCGCGTTCCGCCGTGACGCCGTGCTGGAGGTGGGCGGCATGAGCGAGGACACCCTCGCCGAGGACACCGACATCACCATCGCCATGCACCGCGCGGGCTGGCGCGTCGTCTACCAGGAGCACGCCCGCGCCTGGACCGAGGCCCCGGCCTCGCTGAAGCAGCTCTGGTCGCAGCGCTACCGCTGGTCGTACGGCACCATGCAGGCCCTCTGGAAGCACCGCAAGTCCCTGACGGACACGGGCCCGTCGGGCCGCTTCGGCCGCGTCGGCATGCCCCTGGTCGTCATCTTCCAGGTCGTCACACCGGTCTTCGCGCCCCTCATCGACGTCTTCACCGTCTACGCCATGATCTTCGTCGACTTCCAGGCCTCCCTGCTGGCCTGGCTGGCGGTCCTGGGCGTCCAACTGGTCTGCGCGGCCTACGCCTTCAAGCTCGACAAGGAGAAGTACCGCTATCTGCTGATGCTCCCGCTCCAGCAACTCGCCTACCGGCAGATGATGTACCTCGTCCTCATCCATTCCTGCGTCACGGCTCTGACGGGCGGCCGCCTGCGCTGGCAGAAACTCAAGCGCACGGGCGAGGTCGGCACACCGGCCGGGGCGAGCTGA
- a CDS encoding GNAT family N-acetyltransferase, protein MNRALPDVRLRVPTDEDAFAWHRIFDDPDVMEFHGGRSAELSVYEELTARQRRHDAEYGFCLWTMLDEEGRAIGFTGAQPWPREWGPTGEIEIGWRLARDHWGKGYVTAAATQTLERVRAAGVGNVVAMVNARNERSIAVTRRLGMELAEEYMTPSQQVGHCYRLAL, encoded by the coding sequence GTGAACAGAGCTCTGCCCGACGTACGGCTGCGTGTCCCCACCGACGAGGACGCCTTCGCCTGGCACCGGATCTTCGACGACCCCGACGTCATGGAGTTCCACGGCGGCCGGTCCGCCGAGCTGTCCGTCTACGAGGAGCTCACCGCGCGCCAGCGCCGCCACGACGCCGAGTACGGGTTCTGCCTGTGGACCATGCTCGACGAGGAGGGCCGGGCGATCGGCTTCACCGGGGCCCAGCCGTGGCCCCGGGAGTGGGGCCCGACCGGCGAGATCGAGATCGGCTGGCGGCTCGCCCGTGACCACTGGGGCAAGGGATATGTGACCGCCGCCGCGACGCAGACCCTGGAGCGGGTGCGGGCGGCCGGTGTCGGCAACGTCGTCGCGATGGTCAACGCCCGCAACGAACGGTCCATCGCCGTCACCCGCCGCCTGGGCATGGAGCTGGCGGAGGAGTACATGACGCCGTCGCAGCAGGTGGGGCACTGCTACCGGCTGGCGCTGTGA
- a CDS encoding zinc ribbon domain-containing protein — MTSYCPHCGTPGPDDARFCMTCGRERMPVPAAETGTGAGAPPAPPATPPPAPPPTPPPSPAPGTAAIPTPPPGVPGTDPSGAPGMAPSASLPAFLPAFLPAAPPGAPPLGPPPPPPGYAPVPARPSPVGAFLGRAFRGDWGGSALAALWPVGLLFAAAVALAIPSYGQDEEDLVGFGDRLGLTLAALLQGLGGGFEASGISDGYTGDFRSAEGAVTLTLVPLTVTALFIGALVLGVRQLRTRLVTRGAYGGGVHGGAYAGGYGGAYAGAGGPGVVPGGSRTAGLEAAVRVTLLVTAAVLLLGLFAQPEIALAEVSTSPWRAALGALLLTAAVSAGLLQRDDLAAWLAVRPGPQALFRATGTAVRAMAIVLALCSLVTFVVLAASDEWQGEWEEDLNPLLLVLLVLPNLAVHVLGLSWGASIEGEAGRTRYGDDTSYDSSGDYGLVEPRPYGGYEREAFGLSELGDAVNSWAVVGALALGAVCALILGVLAARRSAGRGEQLLAAGVFFGLFLLLAGISGFGMEASGSATADFSNEFSAAGQVDVGLDIPEVLLFGLLWIFAAAFLAPYLVQMAGARTAVIAPPIPAMPSDGPAHYGIPRQPPAPAPAPAPTPYEPPLVELGHHHLPPAEPARPRSRTLIWAVTIAAAFVIGGGGAAAILLWQK; from the coding sequence ATGACGTCCTACTGCCCGCACTGCGGAACACCCGGTCCCGACGACGCACGCTTCTGCATGACGTGCGGGCGGGAACGGATGCCGGTTCCTGCGGCGGAGACCGGCACCGGGGCCGGGGCTCCGCCGGCCCCACCCGCGACGCCACCACCGGCTCCACCCCCGACGCCCCCGCCCTCACCGGCTCCGGGAACGGCGGCCATCCCGACACCGCCGCCGGGAGTCCCGGGAACGGATCCGTCGGGGGCCCCGGGAATGGCCCCCTCGGCGTCCCTCCCGGCGTTTCTCCCGGCGTTTCTCCCGGCAGCCCCACCGGGCGCGCCACCCCTCGGTCCACCGCCACCGCCACCCGGGTACGCCCCCGTCCCCGCCCGTCCCTCACCGGTCGGCGCCTTCCTCGGACGGGCCTTCCGGGGCGACTGGGGCGGCTCCGCACTGGCCGCGCTCTGGCCGGTCGGGCTCCTCTTCGCCGCCGCCGTCGCGCTGGCCATCCCGTCGTACGGCCAGGACGAGGAGGACCTCGTCGGCTTCGGCGACCGTCTGGGCCTCACCCTCGCCGCCCTCCTGCAGGGCCTCGGCGGCGGCTTCGAGGCCTCCGGGATCAGCGACGGCTACACAGGCGACTTCCGGTCCGCCGAGGGAGCCGTCACCCTGACCCTGGTCCCGCTCACGGTGACCGCCCTGTTCATCGGGGCGCTCGTCCTCGGCGTACGGCAACTCCGTACGCGCCTGGTGACACGCGGCGCGTACGGCGGCGGTGTGCACGGTGGCGCGTACGCCGGTGGATACGGCGGCGCGTACGCCGGTGCCGGAGGTCCCGGGGTGGTGCCCGGGGGCAGCCGTACCGCCGGGCTCGAAGCGGCCGTGCGGGTCACGCTGCTGGTGACCGCCGCCGTGCTGCTGCTGGGGCTGTTCGCGCAGCCCGAGATCGCCCTCGCCGAGGTCTCGACGTCACCCTGGCGTGCGGCACTGGGCGCGCTGCTGCTCACCGCCGCCGTCTCGGCCGGCCTGCTGCAACGCGACGACCTGGCGGCCTGGCTGGCCGTTCGCCCAGGGCCCCAGGCGCTGTTCCGGGCGACCGGAACCGCCGTACGCGCCATGGCGATCGTCCTCGCCCTCTGCTCGCTCGTCACCTTCGTCGTCCTCGCGGCGAGCGACGAGTGGCAGGGCGAATGGGAGGAGGACCTCAACCCGCTCCTCCTCGTGCTCCTCGTTCTGCCCAACCTCGCAGTCCACGTCCTCGGCCTCTCCTGGGGCGCGTCCATCGAGGGCGAGGCGGGCCGTACGCGGTACGGGGACGACACCTCGTACGACTCGTCCGGCGACTACGGACTCGTCGAGCCCCGCCCGTACGGCGGTTACGAGCGCGAGGCGTTCGGGCTCTCCGAACTGGGCGACGCCGTCAACTCCTGGGCGGTCGTGGGCGCGTTGGCGCTCGGCGCGGTCTGCGCCCTGATCCTCGGTGTCCTCGCGGCCCGCCGTTCCGCGGGCCGTGGCGAGCAACTCCTCGCCGCGGGTGTCTTCTTCGGTCTCTTCCTCCTCCTCGCCGGCATCAGCGGCTTCGGCATGGAGGCCTCGGGCTCCGCCACGGCCGACTTCAGCAACGAGTTCTCGGCCGCGGGCCAGGTGGACGTCGGCCTCGACATCCCCGAGGTGCTCCTCTTCGGACTCCTCTGGATCTTCGCCGCGGCCTTCCTCGCGCCCTACCTGGTCCAGATGGCGGGAGCGCGCACGGCGGTGATCGCACCCCCGATCCCGGCCATGCCCAGCGACGGCCCGGCGCACTACGGGATCCCGCGGCAGCCTCCGGCTCCGGCTCCGGCTCCGGCCCCGACCCCGTACGAGCCTCCGCTCGTCGAGCTCGGCCACCACCACCTGCCACCCGCCGAACCCGCCAGGCCACGCAGCCGGACCCTCATCTGGGCCGTCACGATCGCGGCGGCCTTCGTGATCGGCGGGGGAGGTGCGGCGGCGATCCTGCTCTGGCAGAAATAG